Proteins encoded within one genomic window of Sphingosinicella ginsenosidimutans:
- a CDS encoding SDR family NAD(P)-dependent oxidoreductase, protein MRGRRVLVTGGGSGIGAGIVGEFVRQGSDVTFFDIQEEPSLALVESLSKGEGRGPLFRPVDLRDIGALQAEIAALIARDGGFDVLVNNAANDDRHKLEEVTEAYWNERMETNLRHMFFCAQSVIGPMRAKGRGAIVNLGSISWHLGIEDLALYQVAKAGIEGLTRALARELGGDNIRVNCVVPGNVRTPRQLRWYTPEGEAEIVAAQALDGRLLPEDIAAMILFLASDDARLVTGHNYFVDAGWR, encoded by the coding sequence TTGCGTGGCCGTCGCGTTCTGGTGACGGGCGGTGGCTCGGGGATTGGGGCCGGGATTGTGGGGGAGTTCGTCCGGCAGGGTTCGGACGTGACCTTTTTCGACATCCAGGAGGAGCCGTCGCTTGCGCTGGTCGAGTCGCTGTCGAAGGGGGAGGGGCGCGGCCCGCTTTTCCGGCCGGTCGATCTTCGCGACATCGGCGCGCTGCAGGCGGAGATTGCGGCGCTGATCGCGCGCGACGGCGGGTTCGACGTGCTGGTGAACAATGCCGCCAATGACGATCGCCACAAGCTCGAGGAGGTGACCGAGGCCTATTGGAACGAGCGGATGGAGACGAACCTTCGCCACATGTTCTTCTGCGCGCAATCGGTGATCGGGCCGATGCGCGCGAAGGGGCGTGGTGCGATCGTCAATCTCGGCTCGATCTCCTGGCATCTCGGGATCGAGGATCTGGCGCTCTACCAGGTGGCGAAGGCGGGGATCGAGGGGCTGACGCGGGCGCTGGCGCGCGAGCTTGGCGGCGACAATATCCGGGTCAACTGCGTGGTGCCGGGCAATGTGCGGACACCGCGCCAGCTCAGATGGTATACCCCCGAGGGCGAGGCCGAGATCGTCGCCGCCCAGGCGCTCGACGGCCGCCTGCTGCCCGAAGACATCGCCGCCATGATCCTCTTCCTCGCCAGCGACGACGCACGACTCGTCACCGGCCATAACTATTTCGTCGACGCAGGATGGCGATAG
- a CDS encoding SMP-30/gluconolactonase/LRE family protein, whose translation MAIGEPASVVAVGALLGEGPVWNPRESALWFVDIKGYRIHRFDPAAGALDSWDAPAQPGWVLPAEDGGFVVGLQGGIHRFDPATGAFTAIAPVEADRPGNRLNDACTDGQGRIWLGSMDDAEEADTGRIYRFENGRLVDPGLPPVCITNGPAISPDGRTLYHVDTLGRRVWACALAQDGRLGAPRLFAEIGDREGYPDGPTVDSEGHVWIGLFAGWAARRYAPDGALVETVHFPVANVTKLAFGGDDLKTVYATTAAKGLSADERERQPLAGNLFSFRVDVPGVPVTPARTEAA comes from the coding sequence ATGGCGATAGGCGAGCCGGCAAGCGTCGTCGCGGTCGGCGCCCTGCTCGGCGAGGGGCCGGTGTGGAACCCGCGTGAATCCGCGCTCTGGTTCGTCGACATCAAGGGCTATCGCATCCACCGCTTCGATCCCGCCGCGGGCGCGCTCGATAGCTGGGACGCGCCCGCGCAGCCGGGCTGGGTGCTTCCCGCGGAAGATGGCGGCTTCGTCGTCGGGCTGCAGGGCGGCATTCACCGCTTCGATCCGGCCACCGGCGCCTTCACAGCGATCGCGCCGGTCGAGGCCGATCGTCCCGGCAACCGGCTCAACGATGCCTGCACCGATGGGCAGGGGCGCATCTGGCTTGGATCGATGGACGATGCCGAGGAGGCGGACACAGGCCGCATCTACCGCTTCGAGAACGGCCGCCTCGTCGATCCCGGGCTCCCGCCCGTGTGCATCACCAACGGCCCGGCAATCTCGCCCGACGGCCGTACGCTCTACCATGTGGACACGCTCGGCCGTCGGGTATGGGCCTGTGCGCTCGCGCAGGACGGCCGCCTCGGCGCGCCGCGCCTCTTCGCCGAGATCGGGGACCGCGAAGGCTATCCCGATGGGCCGACGGTGGACAGCGAGGGCCATGTCTGGATCGGCCTGTTCGCCGGCTGGGCCGCGCGCCGCTATGCGCCCGACGGGGCGCTCGTCGAGACGGTGCATTTTCCGGTCGCCAATGTCACCAAGCTTGCCTTCGGCGGCGACGATCTGAAAACCGTCTACGCCACGACCGCCGCCAAGGGGCTCAGCGCCGACGAACGCGAGCGCCAGCCGCTGGCGGGAAATCTGTTCAGCTTCCGGGTCGATGTTCCGGGCGTTCCGGTGACGCCTGCACGAACGGAAGCGGCCTGA
- a CDS encoding LacI family DNA-binding transcriptional regulator yields MTRPKRRRHGTVTIQHVAREAGVSAMTVSRVINGESNVRDTTRSAVLAAIEKLNYSPNTAARSLAAGEALHIGLLYANPSAAYLSQFLVGTLEGARRAGCHVVLEPCESERADEQAEATRRFATSGVDGVILPPPLSESLPVHAELAAIGTPVVTVAMGGTHADGLDVRIDDRAAAEEMTRHLLDLGHRRVGFIVGHPNNRSSGERLQGFRDALIGAGLDPDQMPVEQGYFTYRSGLVAAQRLLAREPRPTAIFASNDDMAAAAISVAHRAGLDVPGDVSIVGFDDTAPATTVWPELTTVRQPIAAMAEQAVDMLLAELRARRSGRPAGQGDRVLKHSLVVRESSAAPPANQAGKKAARD; encoded by the coding sequence ATGACCCGACCGAAGCGCCGCAGACATGGCACGGTGACGATCCAGCACGTCGCGCGCGAGGCAGGCGTTTCGGCGATGACGGTCTCGCGTGTCATCAACGGCGAGTCGAACGTGCGCGACACCACGCGCTCGGCCGTCCTCGCCGCGATCGAGAAACTCAATTATTCGCCCAACACCGCCGCCCGCAGCCTCGCGGCCGGGGAGGCGCTCCACATCGGCCTGCTCTACGCCAACCCGTCGGCCGCCTATCTCAGCCAATTCCTGGTCGGGACGCTCGAAGGGGCGCGCCGCGCGGGATGTCATGTCGTGCTCGAGCCGTGCGAATCCGAGCGCGCGGACGAGCAGGCGGAAGCGACGCGGCGGTTCGCGACCTCCGGCGTCGACGGGGTCATCCTTCCGCCGCCGCTGTCCGAGTCGCTTCCCGTCCATGCCGAGCTTGCCGCGATCGGCACGCCGGTCGTCACCGTCGCCATGGGCGGCACCCATGCCGACGGCCTGGACGTCCGCATCGACGATCGCGCTGCCGCTGAGGAGATGACCCGCCACCTGCTCGACCTCGGTCATCGGCGGGTCGGGTTCATCGTCGGCCATCCCAACAATCGCTCCAGCGGCGAGCGCCTGCAGGGCTTTCGCGACGCGCTGATCGGCGCGGGGCTCGATCCCGATCAGATGCCGGTCGAACAGGGCTATTTCACCTACCGCTCCGGCCTCGTCGCGGCGCAGCGCCTGCTGGCGCGCGAACCGCGACCGACCGCGATCTTCGCCTCCAACGACGACATGGCGGCAGCGGCAATCAGCGTCGCCCACCGCGCCGGGCTCGACGTTCCGGGCGATGTCAGCATCGTCGGCTTCGACGATACCGCGCCGGCCACCACCGTCTGGCCCGAACTTACCACCGTACGCCAACCGATTGCCGCAATGGCCGAACAGGCGGTGGACATGCTGCTCGCGGAGCTGCGCGCCCGCCGATCGGGCCGTCCCGCGGGACAAGGCGACCGGGTGTTGAAGCACAGCCTTGTCGTCCGCGAATCGTCCGCTGCGCCGCCAGCCAACCAAGCCGGGAAGAAGGCCGCGCGCGACTGA